A window of the Theileria parva strain Muguga chromosome 2, complete sequence, whole genome shotgun sequence genome harbors these coding sequences:
- the ARP4 gene encoding Actin family protein, whose protein sequence is MPVVSIQSGGDDVSAIVVDPGFESMRVGNCQEDFPREYIPSLVYRDFDQPASSRESWNILSPVKVRPFAEMRRLLHVNRDNNLDLDPFVFERLLRFGIEGHDLFLDFEDNGKSVNKIGGLGLDPSMHPILVVEPTAESKQFRDSSLEVIFEQIGACASYLAKRAALTAFSVGRSSALIVDIGAGGCTVSPVHEGISLQSTIQDSLVGGNTLDLQLANYLYNDNHRLFEPSSDPYKEYLRLQTAKELREKFCFYDNVSEDTNATDGASNSQQNQENSVSSGKANLNHLHHNQKDVKNFKDKSMKYNLPDGTVVNMEKYATSVPELLFNPSGSTVSEFNNFKGIVNMINDCIFESDVDIRRELLSSIVIAGGFTLTHGIIPRLNHELLKSTIGSISKFKLVHSSSYLEKRFSTWLGGSILASLGRFQQLWISKSEYQEHGTIIAYRRCH, encoded by the coding sequence ATGCCAGTAGTTTCGATACAAAGCGGTGGAGATGATGTTTCCGCAATAGTAGTAGACCCAGGCTTTGAGTCTATGAGGGTCGGAAACTGTCAAGAGGACTTTCCAAGAGAGTATATACCGAGTTTGGTGTATAGAGATTTTGACCAGCCAGCAAGTTCTAGGGAAAGTTGGAATATACTCTCACCAGTCAAGGTGCGACCGTTTGCTGAGATGAGAAGACTCCTTCATGTAAACAGGGACAATAATCTAGATCTTGACCCTTTTGTGTTTGAAAGACTATTAAGGTTCGGTATTGAAGGGCATGATCTCTTTCTGGACTTTGAAGATAACGGTAAATCAGTAAACAAGATAGGAGGGTTAGGACTGGACCCATCAATGCACCCAATTTTGGTGGTGGAACCGACAGCAGAAAGCAAACAATTCAGAGACTCATCGTTGGAAGTAATTTTTGAACAAATTGGAGCTTGCGCATCATATTTGGCAAAGAGAGCGGCCCTCACGGCATTTTCAGTTGGAAGATCATCAGCCCTAATTGTAGATATTGGAGCAGGTGGTTGTACAGTATCACCAGTCCATGAGGGCATTTCCTTACAGTCAACAATCCAGGACTCTCTAGTTGGTGGGAATACACTTGATTTACAACTCGCAAATTATCTGTACAACGATAACCACAGGTTGTTTGAACCCTCAAGTGATCCCTACAAGGAGTATTTAAGGCTTCAAACAGCCAAAGAACTCAGAGAAAAGTTCTGTTTTTATGATAATGTATCTGAAGATACTAACGCCACTGATGGTGCTAGTAACAGTCAACAGAATCAGGAGAATAGTGTTAGTTCAGGAAAGGCAAATCTTAACCATTTACACCATAACCAAAAagatgttaaaaattttaaggaCAAGAGTATGaagtataatttaccaGACGGCACTGTAGTTAATATGGAAAAGTATGCTACCAGTGTTCCTGAGCTGCTTTTCAATCCATCAGGGTCAACAGTCTCAGAGttcaataatttcaagGGGATTGTTAACATGATAAATGACTGTATATTCGAGTCAGACGTCGATATAAGAAGAGAACTGCTGTCCTCGATTGTGATAGCCGGCGGATTTACTCTTACACACGGGATTATTCCAAGGCTTAATCATGAGCTCCTCAAAAGTACAATAGGTTCAATATCTAAATTTAAGCTTGTACATTCATCTTCGTATCTGGAGAAAAGGTTTTCAACATGGCTAGGAGGCTCAATTTTAGCTAGTCTGGGTCGCTTCCAACAGCTGTGGATCTCAAAATCTGAATACCAAGAACACGGAACCATTATTGCATATCGTAGATGCCACTAA
- a CDS encoding putative integral membrane protein produces the protein MNKASLVSVLLVVVALVVLVVALGFFFTKKEKAGAEEGEGAKEPTSKAGTPASAKVLNVVTYLRDDKVDQLKSMADSYLFDARAKQDYKFADVTVSVAVAEVENYPGYTKFTHTFPKPFKPEHLMFDTFVKYDSFEDPVSSLTAYWWANSLLFLTFKTLNEAGSSARYYHFTGLLSESRLSWTKFAFDPTRVLDPATLGPKLDELNATFGNVVVMNLDEFVEGASGTYTTELSGFVTTFTLTKAQYTRDEFYKFLKLQSPLNLKELRFQGQN, from the exons ATGAACAAGGCTAGCTTGGTTTCAGTTTTGCTCGTCGTTGTGGCCCTTGTGGTTTTGGTAGTCGCCTTGGGCTTcttttttactaaaaaaGAAAAGGCCGGCGCTGAAGAAGGAGAAGGAGCCAAGGAACCCACATCTAAGGCGGGTACACCAGCTAGTGCTAAAGTACTCAATGTCGTAACTTATTTGAGAGATGATAAGGTTGATCAGTTGAAGAGTATGGCTGATTCATATCTTTTCGATGCAAGAGCAAAACaagattataaatttgCCGATGTAACAGTATCGGTTGCTGTTGCAGAAGTAGAAAACTATCCTGgatatacaaaatttacgCACACATTTCCTAAACCTTTTAAACCTGAACATTTAATGTTCGAcacatttgtaaaatacGACTCATTTGAAGACCCAGTTTCAAGTTTAACTGCTTACTGGTGGGCTAATTCActcttatttttaacttttaagACGTTAAATGAAGCCGGTTCGTCAGCTAGGTATTACCATTTCACTGGCCTCCTCAGTGAATCCCGTTTGTCTTGGACCAAGTTTGCCTTTGATCCTACAAGAGTTTTGGATCCAGCCACTTTGGGTCCCAAGCTTGACGAACTTAATGCTACTTTCGGCAATGTTGTTGTTATGAATTTGGATGAATTTGTTGAAGGTGCCAGTGGAACATATACGACCGAATTATCAGGCTTCGTTACGACATTTACCTTAACGAAGGCTCAATATACAAGAGATGAGTTTTACAAA TTTCTGAAACTTCAAAGCcctttaaacttaaaagAGTTGAGGTTTCAGGGTCAGAACTAA
- a CDS encoding Phosphopantetheine attachment site family protein — protein MINNPIKYLFHVVIFLFLIPGINSFVLSGKTFHISPIYRINKSKFTLLSGSDTLNTVTELVAQRFDKKKEEIDPNSDFYKEFGADTLDKVELLILLEDEFDLNIPDNHFRTLKSIKEISRYIDGKLQLKDRINLTSPELNN, from the exons atgataaataacCCTATAAAATATCTGTTTCATGTAGTTATTTTCTTGTTTTTGATACCCG GGATCAATTCTTTTGTATTAAGTGGTAAAACTTTTCATATATCACCAATTTATCGCataaataaaagtaaatttaCACTTTTGTCCGGTTCTGATACCCTAAACACCGTTACGGAGCTAGTAGCACAGAGGTTTGACAAGAAAAAAGAAGAAATTGACCCAAATTCGGATTTCTACAAG GAGTTTGGGGCGGATACGCTGGATAAAGTGGAGCTGTTGATTCTGTTGGAGGACGAATTCGATTTGAACATACCAGATAACCACTTTAGGACACTTAAGTCAATTAAGGAAATTTCTAGGTACATTGACGGAAAACTACAGTTGAAAGATcgtataaatttaaccagTCCAGAGTTAAATAACTGA